The following proteins come from a genomic window of Ferrovibrio sp. MS7:
- a CDS encoding ABC transporter ATP-binding protein, with translation MISIRDVTKVYATHSGERIGALGPISLDIREGELICIVGPSGCGKSTLLKLLAGLMNRSGGDITFRGRPMNGPQKDIGVVFQSPVLLPWKTVLQNVLLPAEVLGLDMKAATKRGHDLLAMVDLEGFAGKYPNELSGGMQQRVAIARALLHDPALLLMDEPFGALDAMTRETMNLELLRIWRESRKTILFVTHSIPEAVFLGGRVVVMTQRPGTIADLVETNLPEDRDLDIMTTERFGTHTKRIRQQFNARGGIE, from the coding sequence ATGATCAGTATCCGCGATGTAACCAAGGTCTACGCGACCCATTCCGGCGAGCGCATCGGCGCGCTGGGGCCGATCTCCCTCGATATCCGCGAAGGCGAGCTGATCTGCATTGTCGGGCCCTCGGGCTGCGGCAAGTCGACCTTGCTGAAGCTGCTGGCCGGACTGATGAACCGCTCCGGCGGCGACATCACTTTCCGGGGACGGCCGATGAACGGGCCGCAGAAGGATATCGGCGTGGTGTTCCAGAGCCCGGTTTTGCTGCCGTGGAAAACCGTGCTGCAGAATGTGCTGCTGCCGGCGGAAGTGCTGGGGCTGGACATGAAGGCGGCGACCAAGCGCGGCCATGACCTGCTCGCCATGGTCGATCTTGAAGGCTTCGCCGGCAAGTATCCGAACGAGCTTTCCGGCGGTATGCAGCAGCGCGTCGCCATTGCTCGCGCCCTGCTGCACGATCCGGCCCTGTTGCTGATGGACGAGCCGTTCGGCGCGCTGGACGCCATGACGCGCGAGACGATGAATCTGGAATTGCTGCGCATCTGGCGGGAATCGCGCAAGACCATCCTGTTCGTCACCCACTCGATCCCGGAAGCCGTGTTCCTCGGCGGCCGCGTGGTGGTGATGACCCAGCGCCCCGGCACCATCGCCGACCTGGTTGAAACCAATCTGCCCGAGGATCGCGACCTCGACATCATGACCACCGAACGTTTCGGTACCCATACCAAGCGTATCCGGCAGCAATTCAACGCGCGCGGAGGCATCGAATGA
- a CDS encoding ABC transporter permease, which translates to MSDMTEQPQKRPERYLVPGVFVLVVGSWELGIRWGNVAEYIVPAPSAIVKALYNGLKDGTYISNSLTTLGEAMAGFLIATCLGLIIGTLIAQSRTVEKTLYPYLITIQTTPKVAIAPLFIIWFGFGIASKIIIAATVAFFPILVNVIAGLRSTDQQRIDLLRSLHATPWQIFRMVRLPSAAPMIFAGLNVAVIFAILGAIVGEFVGSKHGLGNLIVQKNFNLDTAGVFAALACLSAMGVSLHLIMHWLQRRLLFWADSTQTPNV; encoded by the coding sequence ATGAGCGACATGACCGAACAGCCGCAGAAGCGGCCCGAGCGTTATCTGGTGCCGGGCGTTTTCGTCCTGGTGGTGGGGAGCTGGGAACTGGGTATCCGCTGGGGCAACGTGGCGGAATATATCGTCCCGGCGCCCTCGGCGATTGTGAAGGCGCTGTATAACGGCCTCAAGGACGGCACCTATATCAGCAACAGCCTCACCACCCTGGGCGAGGCGATGGCCGGCTTCCTCATCGCCACCTGCCTTGGCCTGATCATCGGCACGCTGATCGCGCAGTCGCGCACGGTGGAAAAGACGCTGTATCCCTACCTGATCACCATCCAGACCACGCCAAAGGTGGCCATCGCGCCGCTTTTCATCATCTGGTTCGGTTTCGGCATCGCGTCCAAGATCATCATTGCCGCCACGGTGGCGTTCTTCCCGATCCTGGTGAACGTGATCGCCGGTCTGCGCTCCACCGACCAGCAGCGTATCGACCTGCTGCGCTCGCTGCATGCCACGCCCTGGCAGATTTTCCGCATGGTGCGGCTGCCCAGCGCGGCGCCGATGATCTTCGCCGGCCTCAATGTGGCGGTGATCTTCGCCATCCTCGGCGCCATTGTCGGCGAATTCGTCGGTTCCAAGCATGGCCTGGGCAACCTGATAGTACAGAAGAACTTCAATCTCGATACCGCTGGCGTCTTTGCCGCCCTGGCCTGCCTTTCGGCCATGGGTGTCAGCCTGCATCTGATCATGCATTGGCTGCAGCGCCGCCTGCTGTTCTGGGCCGACAGTACGCAGACACCAAACGTTTAA
- a CDS encoding glutaredoxin domain-containing protein produces MQTAAVSEAPYQVFWAPGCTSCLRTKEYLKRQGIPFESINVRTDPQGMAKLQAIGASSVPIVARGERFIYAQSLEDLKAFLGLDAEAEQKLAPAELIRRADIVLAAAARYMRQMSTEQLDGPFRNSWAPPRGIGHHVFRIAEAFLEAVETPCELTYEMTMRGTYEVKPGDDVISYGEGIRARLNAWWQANAGRDFSVMVPTYYGEQTLHEVLERTTWHSAQHTRQLIVMVESFGLAPDQPLTPADLAGLPLPEKAWDTD; encoded by the coding sequence ATGCAGACCGCCGCCGTTAGCGAAGCACCGTATCAGGTTTTCTGGGCGCCGGGCTGCACAAGTTGCCTGCGCACCAAGGAATACCTGAAGCGCCAGGGTATTCCTTTTGAGTCGATCAATGTGCGCACCGATCCGCAGGGCATGGCCAAGCTGCAGGCCATCGGCGCCAGCAGCGTGCCGATCGTGGCGCGCGGCGAGCGCTTCATCTATGCCCAGTCGCTGGAAGACCTGAAGGCTTTTCTCGGCCTAGATGCCGAAGCCGAGCAGAAGCTGGCGCCGGCCGAACTGATCCGCCGCGCCGATATCGTGCTGGCCGCCGCCGCGCGCTACATGCGGCAGATGTCGACGGAACAGCTCGATGGCCCGTTCCGCAATAGCTGGGCGCCGCCGCGCGGCATCGGGCACCATGTTTTCCGCATTGCCGAAGCCTTTCTCGAAGCAGTCGAGACGCCCTGCGAGCTGACCTATGAAATGACCATGCGCGGCACTTACGAGGTGAAGCCGGGCGACGACGTGATCAGCTATGGCGAGGGTATCCGTGCCCGCCTGAACGCCTGGTGGCAGGCCAATGCCGGTCGAGACTTCAGCGTCATGGTGCCGACCTATTACGGCGAGCAGACTTTGCATGAAGTGCTGGAGCGCACCACCTGGCATTCGGCGCAGCACACGCGGCAGCTGATCGTGATGGTGGAGAGTTTCGGCCTGGCACCGGACCAGCCGCTGACCCCGGCGGACCTGGCCGGATTGCCGCTGCCGGAGAAAGCCTGGGACACGGACTAG
- a CDS encoding TauD/TfdA dioxygenase family protein, translated as MDIKPIAAGLGAEVTGIDLAQPLDAATVKALRQAWLKYLVLLFRGQTLTPQQLIDFSAGFAPLETHESYQPELRHPDHPELLVVKASEVGGRRIVFGQQWHSDLSYTTRPSLGSCLYCRKLPSVGGDTLFANMYMAYDELSPAMQRMLERLEVVHDLCNGRSLRNASHEAREGARRRNPPVAQPAVRVHSETGRKALYISEWMCPRFVGMSEEESAGLLRFLFDHSVQEPFTMRQRWRVDDVLMWDNRATIHMALADYAIGEPRELLRTSMMGEDCGRLLQEAAE; from the coding sequence ATGGATATAAAACCGATTGCGGCGGGCCTGGGCGCCGAAGTCACTGGTATCGATCTGGCGCAGCCGCTGGATGCGGCCACAGTCAAGGCATTGCGGCAGGCCTGGCTAAAATATCTGGTGCTGCTGTTCCGTGGCCAGACCCTGACGCCGCAGCAGTTGATCGATTTCAGTGCCGGGTTTGCCCCGCTCGAGACGCATGAGAGCTATCAGCCCGAACTGCGCCATCCCGATCACCCGGAATTGCTGGTGGTGAAGGCCAGCGAAGTTGGTGGCCGCCGCATCGTGTTCGGCCAGCAATGGCATTCCGATCTTTCTTACACCACGCGCCCCTCCCTCGGCTCCTGCCTCTATTGCCGCAAGCTGCCGAGCGTCGGCGGCGATACGCTGTTCGCCAATATGTACATGGCCTATGACGAGCTTTCGCCAGCGATGCAGCGGATGCTGGAACGCCTGGAAGTGGTGCATGACCTCTGCAATGGCCGCTCTTTACGCAATGCCAGTCATGAAGCGCGCGAGGGCGCCCGGCGGCGTAATCCGCCGGTGGCGCAGCCGGCGGTGCGGGTGCACTCGGAAACCGGCCGCAAGGCGCTTTATATCAGCGAATGGATGTGCCCGCGCTTTGTTGGCATGAGCGAGGAAGAAAGCGCCGGCCTGCTGCGCTTCCTGTTCGATCATTCCGTGCAGGAGCCTTTCACCATGCGCCAGCGCTGGCGGGTGGATGATGTGCTGATGTGGGACAACCGCGCCACGATACACATGGCACTGGCGGATTATGCCATCGGCGAGCCGCGCGAATTGCTGCGCACGTCGATGATGGGTGAGGATTGCGGCCGGCTTCTGCAGGAAGCGGCTGAATAG
- a CDS encoding TauD/TfdA dioxygenase family protein gives MAIEIKRLAAGIGAEISGVDLTRPVSNADMEAIKQAWRDHLILLFRGQQLTHEQHIEFSRRFGDLDDHDAIPKFRDPQYHEILPVTNQEIDGRKQPVGRQWHSDLSTTLRPARASLLRCEVIPPVGGDTMFANMYLAYETLSEKMKEIIDDLWGIHDMTVAKASQGRDLSEVRKRNPPVAQPVVRVHPETGRKAIYVSEMTTTGIVGMSDEEARPILEYLFRHSVRPEFTYRHRWQVHDMIAWDNRCAMHLALDDYDINVPRKLYRTTLLGEPSGYIVQSNAA, from the coding sequence ATGGCAATCGAAATCAAGCGGCTGGCAGCCGGCATCGGCGCGGAAATTTCCGGCGTTGACCTCACCCGTCCGGTGAGCAACGCCGACATGGAAGCGATCAAGCAGGCCTGGCGCGACCATCTGATCCTGCTGTTCCGTGGCCAGCAATTGACCCATGAGCAGCATATCGAGTTCAGCCGCCGCTTTGGCGACCTGGATGATCACGATGCGATCCCGAAATTCCGCGACCCGCAGTATCACGAGATCCTGCCGGTGACGAACCAGGAGATCGATGGCCGTAAGCAGCCGGTGGGCCGCCAGTGGCATTCCGATCTTTCCACCACCTTGCGCCCGGCACGTGCCTCGCTGCTGCGTTGCGAGGTGATCCCGCCGGTGGGCGGCGACACCATGTTCGCCAACATGTATCTCGCCTATGAAACGCTTTCGGAGAAGATGAAGGAGATCATCGATGATCTCTGGGGCATTCATGACATGACGGTGGCCAAGGCCTCCCAGGGCCGCGACCTTTCGGAAGTGCGCAAGCGCAATCCGCCAGTGGCGCAGCCGGTGGTGCGGGTGCATCCGGAAACCGGCCGCAAGGCGATCTATGTCAGCGAAATGACCACCACCGGCATTGTCGGCATGAGCGACGAAGAGGCGCGGCCGATCCTGGAATACCTGTTCCGCCATTCGGTGCGGCCGGAATTCACCTACCGCCATCGCTGGCAGGTGCATGACATGATCGCCTGGGACAATCGCTGCGCCATGCATCTGGCGCTGGACGATTACGATATCAACGTGCCGCGCAAGCTCTACCGCACCACTCTGTTGGGTGAGCCCTCGGGGTATATCGTGCAGAGCAACGCCGCCTGA
- a CDS encoding MmgE/PrpD family protein, translated as MSLTRRFVAQSLAISARHDPALPDKLKLCLADHIGCVLAGAAMPWAKQTLTALARWPVSNGSPVLGQGLALAPAEAAFANAVLASSSSRTDTHPPTNSHPGAVLFPVLLALAAQRRASGADLLDAAFAGYQAMGRLGRVMVDDAFRKRFRTTPVIGTVGGAIAAAHLLKLDTERAIHAVALAANAAGGLMQWAHSGGLDLIYHAGQAARAVVHGALLAEAGCTASEAILEGEGGLLMAFGGRERAEALLAHQEPAWELEVIEFKPVPACVFVQAAAYAALKLVTAHALEPARIRAVAVTSFHTALRFPGCDNPGPLADIQAARMSLKHSVAAVLARGELTDANYLALDDAAIQRLCRVMTLHEDAAMTAAFPARQSAHVAVTLDDGRSLEAAVDDIPVFGPAQVMARFRAVASAALGGQRAKLLEAACIAVEACDDMRDFLTSLTQERRAA; from the coding sequence ATGTCGCTGACGCGCCGGTTCGTCGCGCAATCGCTGGCGATCTCGGCGCGTCATGACCCGGCGCTGCCGGACAAACTGAAGCTTTGCCTCGCCGATCATATCGGCTGCGTGCTAGCCGGTGCTGCCATGCCTTGGGCAAAGCAGACGCTCACGGCTCTGGCCAGATGGCCAGTCAGCAATGGCAGCCCGGTGCTGGGGCAGGGGCTTGCCCTGGCGCCGGCGGAAGCAGCTTTCGCCAATGCGGTGCTGGCGTCGTCTTCCTCGCGCACTGACACGCATCCGCCAACCAATTCGCATCCCGGCGCCGTGCTGTTCCCGGTGCTACTGGCGCTGGCGGCACAGCGCCGGGCCAGCGGCGCCGATCTACTGGATGCGGCTTTTGCCGGCTATCAGGCGATGGGGCGGCTTGGCCGCGTCATGGTCGATGATGCTTTCCGCAAGCGTTTCCGCACCACGCCGGTGATCGGCACCGTGGGCGGCGCCATTGCCGCCGCGCATCTGCTGAAATTGGATACCGAGCGTGCCATTCATGCCGTGGCGCTGGCGGCCAATGCCGCCGGCGGCCTGATGCAATGGGCCCATAGCGGCGGGCTGGACCTGATCTACCATGCTGGCCAGGCAGCGCGCGCCGTGGTGCATGGCGCCCTGCTGGCGGAAGCCGGCTGCACGGCTTCCGAAGCCATCCTCGAAGGCGAGGGCGGCCTGCTGATGGCCTTCGGCGGCCGCGAGCGGGCAGAAGCATTGCTTGCCCACCAGGAACCGGCCTGGGAATTGGAGGTTATCGAGTTCAAGCCGGTGCCGGCCTGTGTTTTCGTGCAAGCGGCGGCCTATGCGGCGCTGAAGCTGGTCACGGCACATGCCCTTGAGCCTGCGCGTATCCGGGCCGTGGCCGTCACCAGCTTCCACACCGCCTTGCGCTTTCCCGGCTGCGACAATCCGGGGCCGCTGGCCGATATCCAGGCGGCGCGCATGAGCCTGAAGCATAGTGTCGCCGCCGTGCTGGCGCGTGGCGAACTGACTGACGCCAATTACCTGGCGCTGGATGATGCGGCGATCCAGCGGCTGTGCCGTGTGATGACGCTGCATGAGGATGCGGCGATGACGGCGGCCTTTCCCGCTCGCCAGTCGGCGCATGTGGCGGTCACGCTGGATGATGGTCGGTCCCTCGAAGCGGCTGTTGATGATATTCCGGTATTTGGTCCGGCGCAGGTGATGGCGCGGTTTCGCGCAGTGGCCTCGGCTGCATTGGGCGGGCAGCGGGCGAAGCTTCTCGAAGCCGCGTGTATTGCTGTCGAGGCCTGCGACGACATGCGGGATTTCCTTACCTCTTTGACTCAGGAAAGGCGGGCGGCATGA
- a CDS encoding HpcH/HpaI aldolase family protein, producing MRLHLRDKLRPDAPLTGMACFSASPVLIEIMAAGGLDFVTIDMEHCPTGLETVAHLLRAADAGGLSPLVRVPDLDPGLIGRVLDLGADGIVLPMATAERTRAAVQAARYAPEGMRGACPAVRAAGYLPRDWAAYQREQNQRALVVPLIEDRAGLEQAEEICAVDGADVLFLGPFDLAASLGLDGTDFRHPVLRAALDRLLAAARRHGKHVLTTMGSSVDADYARQLLGLGVAMLSFSADVVVFAAACRRIGDLAGSLRPVPPA from the coding sequence ATGAGGCTGCATCTGCGCGACAAGCTGCGGCCTGATGCGCCGCTCACCGGCATGGCCTGCTTTTCCGCCAGCCCGGTGCTGATCGAGATCATGGCGGCCGGTGGTCTCGATTTTGTCACCATCGACATGGAGCATTGCCCGACAGGGCTCGAAACCGTGGCGCATCTGCTGCGCGCCGCCGATGCCGGTGGCCTGTCGCCCTTGGTGCGCGTACCGGATCTCGATCCGGGCCTGATCGGCCGCGTGCTCGATCTTGGTGCCGATGGCATTGTGCTGCCGATGGCGACAGCTGAGCGCACGCGGGCCGCCGTGCAGGCCGCGCGCTATGCACCGGAAGGCATGCGCGGCGCCTGTCCCGCTGTGCGCGCCGCCGGCTATCTGCCGCGCGACTGGGCTGCCTATCAGCGCGAGCAGAACCAGCGGGCGCTCGTCGTGCCGCTGATCGAGGATCGTGCCGGGCTGGAACAGGCCGAGGAAATCTGCGCCGTCGATGGCGCCGATGTATTGTTTCTCGGCCCCTTCGACCTCGCTGCCTCTCTGGGGCTGGATGGCACCGATTTCCGCCACCCCGTGCTGCGCGCGGCCTTGGACCGGCTGCTGGCCGCCGCCCGGCGCCATGGCAAGCATGTGCTGACCACTATGGGCAGTTCCGTCGATGCCGATTACGCCCGGCAATTGCTCGGCCTCGGTGTGGCGATGCTGAGCTTCAGCGCCGATGTGGTGGTGTTCGCCGCTGCCTGCCGGCGCATCGGCGACCTGGCCGGCAGCCTGCGGCCAGTGCCGCCTGCTTGA
- a CDS encoding class I SAM-dependent methyltransferase, which yields MPLPDPIPTTLIADGWQDYRLLDSGHGRRLEQLGRVRVIRPEPQAMWSPKLPEAEWDRADASFGPNEKSEEDAGNWRFRRELPETWPVSYRDLRFYGRFTPFRHLGFFPEQMTQWDWVADCVTKAGNAPRVLNLFGYTGVISLIAARAGAKVTHVDASKKAITYARENQELAGLGQAPIRWILDDARKFIAREARRGSHYEGIILDPPKFGRGPKGEIWKVFEHLPLLLSECRAVLSDKPLFVILTAYAARLSPFSLHALLEEHIGKGRIECGEIALREESGNRLVSTALHARWTP from the coding sequence TTGCCGCTGCCCGACCCCATTCCCACCACGCTGATTGCCGATGGCTGGCAGGATTACCGCCTGCTGGATAGCGGCCATGGCCGCCGGCTGGAGCAGCTTGGCCGTGTCCGCGTCATCCGCCCGGAGCCGCAGGCGATGTGGTCGCCGAAGCTGCCGGAGGCAGAATGGGATCGCGCCGATGCCAGTTTCGGGCCGAACGAGAAAAGCGAGGAGGATGCCGGCAACTGGCGTTTCCGCCGCGAATTGCCGGAAACCTGGCCGGTCAGCTACCGCGACCTGCGCTTCTATGGCCGCTTCACGCCGTTCCGCCATCTCGGCTTCTTCCCGGAGCAGATGACGCAATGGGATTGGGTGGCCGATTGCGTCACCAAAGCTGGCAATGCGCCGCGCGTACTCAATCTCTTCGGCTATACCGGCGTGATCTCGCTGATCGCGGCGCGTGCCGGGGCGAAAGTCACCCATGTCGATGCCTCGAAGAAGGCGATCACTTACGCCCGCGAGAATCAGGAGCTAGCCGGCCTGGGCCAGGCGCCGATCCGCTGGATCCTGGATGACGCACGCAAGTTCATCGCCCGAGAGGCACGGCGCGGCAGCCATTACGAAGGCATTATCTTGGACCCGCCGAAATTCGGCCGTGGCCCCAAGGGCGAAATCTGGAAAGTGTTCGAGCATCTGCCGCTGCTGCTGAGCGAATGCCGCGCGGTGCTTTCGGATAAGCCGCTTTTCGTCATCCTCACGGCCTATGCCGCGCGGCTCTCGCCGTTTTCGCTGCATGCGCTGCTCGAGGAGCATATCGGCAAGGGCCGCATCGAATGCGGCGAGATCGCGCTGCGCGAGGAATCCGGCAACCGGCTGGTTTCCACCGCGCTGCATGCGCGCTGGACGCCCTAA
- a CDS encoding TrmH family RNA methyltransferase — protein sequence MSEANSVKIVTSAANATIKLVRALDDKKQRRESGLYVAEGLRTALTAEEQGVYPETLIFSAELKDHPKLKEYLGRCLKRGIECIEAGRQAMEKIARRDNPQGVIGIYRIGWQKLEDLAPKPQSCLIALQMIRDPGNLGTIMRTADAVGAEGIVLIDECCDPFSIEAVRASMGSIFAVKLARARFADFDAWRRKQGAMLVGTSLRASEDYRKVDYKGPVCLLMGNEQAGLPAEYEDACDARVRIPMRGSADSLNVAVATAIVLYEINRKSL from the coding sequence ATGTCAGAAGCCAATAGCGTGAAAATCGTCACCAGCGCCGCCAATGCGACGATCAAGCTGGTGCGCGCGCTGGATGACAAGAAACAGCGGCGCGAAAGCGGCCTCTATGTCGCGGAAGGTTTGCGTACGGCGCTCACCGCCGAGGAACAGGGCGTCTATCCAGAAACCCTGATCTTCAGTGCCGAACTGAAGGACCATCCCAAACTCAAGGAATATCTCGGTCGCTGCCTGAAGCGCGGCATCGAATGCATCGAGGCCGGCCGCCAGGCGATGGAAAAGATTGCCCGGCGCGACAATCCCCAAGGGGTGATCGGCATCTACCGCATTGGCTGGCAGAAGCTGGAGGATTTGGCACCCAAACCGCAATCCTGCCTGATCGCTTTGCAGATGATCCGCGATCCCGGCAATCTCGGCACCATCATGCGCACCGCCGATGCCGTTGGCGCCGAGGGCATCGTGCTGATCGACGAGTGCTGCGATCCGTTTTCCATCGAGGCGGTGCGCGCCTCGATGGGTTCGATCTTCGCCGTGAAGCTGGCCCGCGCCCGTTTCGCCGATTTCGATGCTTGGCGACGCAAGCAGGGCGCCATGCTGGTCGGCACCTCGCTGCGGGCCTCGGAAGACTACCGCAAGGTCGACTACAAGGGCCCGGTCTGCCTGTTGATGGGCAACGAACAGGCCGGCCTGCCGGCGGAATACGAAGATGCCTGCGACGCCCGTGTGCGCATCCCTATGCGCGGCAGCGCGGATTCGCTCAACGTGGCGGTGGCTACCGCCATCGTGCTCTACGAAATCAATAGAAAGAGCCTTTAG
- a CDS encoding DEAD/DEAH box helicase, with protein sequence MTSFNDLGLAAPLLQALATGPYQTPTPIQAQAIPHVMQGRDLLGIAQTGTGKTAAFALPILHRLMQPGPDGRRPKAQPKSCRVLVLSPTRELASQIAERFRFYGHKMGVSVAIVFGGVSAGPQIKQLGQGVDVLVATPGRLLDHTGSRNLRLDLTEIVVLDEADQMFDMGFIQPIRKIVGQLPAKRQSLFFSATMPDDIAKLAHNFLSDPVRVAVTPVAATADRVEQRVIHIEGPAKRAILSELLKDDSIYRTLIFTRTKRGADRVAKHLEVSGVEAAAIHGNKSQGQRERALAGFREGKVRALVATDIAARGIDIPEVTHVINYELPNIPESYVHRIGRTARAGRAGIAISLCDHEERAYLRDIERLIRQKIPAEDRTGTIKVAAEAEAPRGPRPQHGRGGQHSGRPQSQGRPQGQARPQGQRHDGQRHEGQRADGQRAHQGQGQGQRPKQAAGQGQRTGQGRNQGGQRSGGNQHSGQRSGQRA encoded by the coding sequence TTGACCAGTTTCAATGACCTTGGCCTCGCCGCGCCGCTGTTGCAGGCGCTCGCCACCGGCCCCTACCAGACCCCGACCCCGATCCAGGCCCAGGCCATCCCGCATGTGATGCAGGGCCGCGACCTGCTCGGCATTGCCCAGACCGGCACCGGCAAGACCGCCGCCTTCGCGCTGCCGATCCTGCACCGCCTGATGCAGCCCGGCCCCGATGGCCGCCGCCCCAAGGCGCAGCCGAAATCCTGCCGCGTGCTGGTGCTGAGCCCGACCCGCGAACTGGCCAGCCAGATCGCCGAGCGTTTCCGCTTCTACGGCCACAAGATGGGCGTCAGCGTCGCCATCGTGTTCGGCGGCGTTTCCGCCGGCCCGCAGATCAAGCAGCTTGGCCAGGGAGTCGACGTGCTCGTCGCCACGCCGGGCCGCCTGCTCGACCATACGGGCAGCCGCAACCTGCGCCTCGACCTCACCGAGATCGTGGTGCTGGACGAAGCCGACCAGATGTTCGACATGGGCTTCATTCAGCCGATCCGCAAGATCGTCGGCCAGTTGCCGGCCAAGCGCCAGAGCCTGTTCTTCTCCGCCACCATGCCGGACGATATCGCCAAGCTGGCGCATAACTTCCTCAGCGATCCGGTGCGCGTGGCCGTAACGCCGGTAGCCGCCACCGCCGACCGCGTTGAGCAGCGCGTGATCCATATCGAGGGCCCGGCCAAGCGCGCCATCCTCAGCGAATTGCTGAAAGATGACTCGATCTACCGCACGCTGATCTTCACCCGCACCAAGCGCGGCGCCGACCGCGTGGCCAAGCATCTGGAAGTCAGCGGCGTCGAAGCGGCTGCCATCCATGGCAACAAGTCGCAGGGCCAGCGCGAACGCGCATTGGCCGGCTTCCGCGAAGGCAAGGTGCGCGCCCTGGTCGCCACCGATATCGCGGCGCGCGGCATCGACATTCCGGAAGTGACCCACGTCATCAACTACGAATTGCCGAATATCCCGGAATCCTATGTCCATCGCATCGGCCGCACCGCGCGCGCCGGCCGCGCCGGCATCGCGATCTCGCTGTGCGATCATGAGGAACGCGCCTACCTGCGCGATATCGAGCGGCTGATCCGCCAGAAGATTCCGGCCGAGGACCGCACCGGCACCATCAAGGTGGCTGCCGAGGCCGAAGCGCCGCGCGGCCCCCGCCCACAGCATGGCCGTGGCGGCCAGCATTCCGGCCGGCCCCAGAGCCAGGGCCGCCCGCAAGGCCAGGCACGTCCGCAAGGCCAGCGCCATGACGGGCAACGGCATGAGGGCCAGCGTGCCGATGGCCAGCGGGCACATCAGGGCCAGGGTCAAGGGCAGCGCCCGAAGCAGGCTGCCGGCCAGGGCCAGCGTACCGGCCAGGGCCGCAATCAGGGTGGCCAGCGCAGCGGCGGCAACCAACATTCCGGACAGCGTTCGGGTCAGCGCGCTTAA
- a CDS encoding SDR family oxidoreductase, which produces MNKLGSGKAALVIGAGDATGGAIARRFAREGYTACVTRREAAKLEALVQRITADGGKVRAFGSDAREEDQVMALFETIEREVGPLEVVVFNIGANVRFPIRDMTSRVYRKVWEMGAFAGFLAGREAAKHMVPRGKGSILFTGATASLRGGAGFAAFAGAKHALRALAQSMARELGPQGIHVGHVVIDGAIDTKFIQDMFPERYALKDKDGILDPDAIAEVYWQMHSQPRSAWTFETDLRPWMEPW; this is translated from the coding sequence ATGAACAAACTCGGCAGCGGCAAGGCCGCCCTGGTGATCGGTGCTGGCGACGCCACCGGCGGTGCCATTGCGCGGCGCTTTGCCCGCGAGGGCTACACCGCCTGCGTCACCCGCCGCGAGGCCGCGAAACTCGAAGCCCTGGTGCAGCGCATCACCGCCGATGGCGGCAAGGTCCGCGCCTTCGGCTCCGATGCCCGCGAGGAAGACCAGGTGATGGCGTTGTTCGAAACCATCGAGCGCGAAGTCGGGCCGCTGGAAGTCGTCGTCTTCAATATCGGTGCCAATGTGCGCTTCCCGATCCGCGACATGACGTCCCGCGTCTACCGCAAGGTGTGGGAAATGGGCGCCTTCGCCGGTTTCCTGGCCGGGCGCGAGGCGGCGAAACACATGGTGCCGCGCGGCAAAGGCAGCATCCTGTTCACCGGCGCCACCGCCTCGCTGCGTGGCGGCGCCGGCTTTGCCGCCTTCGCCGGCGCCAAGCATGCGCTGCGCGCCCTGGCGCAGAGCATGGCGCGCGAATTGGGGCCGCAGGGCATCCATGTCGGCCATGTGGTGATCGATGGCGCCATCGACACCAAGTTCATCCAGGACATGTTTCCCGAACGCTATGCGCTGAAAGACAAGGACGGCATCCTCGATCCCGATGCCATTGCCGAAGTCTACTGGCAAATGCACAGCCAGCCGCGCAGCGCCTGGACCTTCGAAACCGACCTGCGCCCCTGGATGGAACCCTGGTGA
- a CDS encoding winged helix-turn-helix transcriptional regulator encodes MRWQELDREACSVARCVAVVGDRWSLLVLRDCFLGVRRFDDFHARLAITRHVLADRLKGLVEEGVLKRVAYQQRPERFEYRLTEAGRDLYPVIMGLVAWGNKHRAGTRGRPVLHRHKACQHHFDAVMICSECNEPLDPRQVEVEPGPGLPRSQQLRHLPPAS; translated from the coding sequence ATGCGGTGGCAGGAACTGGATCGCGAAGCCTGTTCGGTGGCGCGCTGCGTGGCGGTGGTGGGCGACCGCTGGAGCCTGCTGGTGCTGCGCGACTGCTTCCTCGGCGTGCGCCGCTTCGATGATTTCCATGCGCGCCTCGCCATCACCCGGCATGTGCTGGCGGATCGTCTGAAGGGTCTAGTGGAGGAGGGTGTGCTGAAGCGTGTTGCCTATCAGCAGCGCCCGGAGCGGTTTGAATACCGGCTGACGGAAGCCGGCCGCGACCTCTATCCGGTGATCATGGGGCTGGTGGCCTGGGGCAACAAGCACCGTGCCGGTACCCGTGGGCGCCCTGTGCTGCATCGGCACAAGGCCTGCCAGCATCATTTCGATGCGGTGATGATCTGCTCCGAATGCAACGAGCCGCTGGATCCGCGCCAGGTGGAAGTCGAGCCGGGGCCCGGCCTGCCGCGCAGCCAGCAGCTCAGGCATCTGCCGCCAGCTTCGTAG